From a single Lolium rigidum isolate FL_2022 chromosome 7, APGP_CSIRO_Lrig_0.1, whole genome shotgun sequence genomic region:
- the LOC124676885 gene encoding la protein 1-like, whose product MATEAAAATPAPAVSLDETKAKNVLRQVEFYFSDSNLPRDGFLRKTVEESEDGLVSLALICSFAKMRSHLGLDATVKEDSVPETTVLAVAKVLRCSAALRVSEDGKRVGRASELLKPDEIIEQIDSRSIAASPLPYNVKLEDVQSFFAQHGKVNSVRLPKHVSDKRHFCGTALVEFSEEEEANSVLEKKLSFAGADLEIKPKKEFDTEREAKQEAYEKSNTNKPGRDEGYPKGLILAFKLKNIRADGDSEQNGGDKVDEADIAKKEGASSPAKESVIGDEEKVPENADATEGKSDDVEESKAADAQSLNKDGKSPSENDTEIITREDFKEYFAKFGTVRYVDFSKGDDSGYLRFEESKAAEKARALAALSDEGGLIMKGHLVTLEPVSGQAEKDYWSEIKGGQGKYKENNRSNRGGRDWKNNRGGGGRHFGGGRRGRHSDSYERASKVQKVDASA is encoded by the exons ATGGCCACCGAAGCAGCCGCCGCCACCCCCGCCCCCGCCGTCTCCCTCGACGAAACCAAGGCCAAGAACGTCCTCCGCCAG GTGGAGTTCTACTTCAGCGACAGCAACCTCCCGCGCGACGGGTTCCTGCGGAAGACCGTCGAGGAGAGCGAGGATGGAT TGGTTAGCCTGGCTCTCATCTGCTCCTTCGCGAAGATGAGGTCGCACCTTGGCTTAGACGCCACGGTGAAAGAGGACAGCGTGCCTGAGACGACGGTGCTAGCCGTCGCCAAGGTTCTGCGGTGTTCCGCGGCCCTCCGCGTCTCTGAGGACG GGAAGAGAGTCGGTAGAGCTAGCGAGCTGTTGAAGCCAGATGAGATTATAGAGCAAATCGACTCTAGGTCGATCGCTGCGTCACCACTTCCTTACAACGTAAAGCTGGAAGACGTTCAGTCTTTCTTTGCTCAGCATGGCAAG GTGAACAGCGTAAGGCTACCGAAACATGTTTCCGATAAGAGGCACTTCTGCGGCACAGCTTTAGTTGAAttctcagaagaagaggaagcaaACAGTGTTTTGGAGAAGAAACTTAGTTTCGCAGGAGCTGATCTGGAAATAAAACCAAA GAAGGAGTTTGATACCGAAAGAGAGGCTAAGCAAGAAGCTTATGAAAAATCAAACACTAATAAGCCTGGACGTGACGAAGG ATATCCAAAAGGTTTGATTCTGGCTTTCAAGCTAAAGAATATTCGTGCTGATGGTGACTCGGAACAAAATGGTGGGGACAAAGTTGATGAGGCTGACATTGCCAAGAAGGAAGGGGCTTCCAGTCCTGCCAAGGAATCGGTGATAGGTGATGAAGAGAAGGTCCCTGAGAACGCTGATGCCACTGAAGGGAAGTCAGATGACGTTGAGGAGTCGAAAGCCGCAGATGCACAATCTCTGAACAAGGATGGTAAAAGCCCTTCGGAAAATGACACGGAAATAATTACAAGGGAGGACTTCAAAGAATATTTTGCAAAATTTGGCACAGTGCGG TACGTGGATTTCAGTAAGGGGGATGATTCAGGATATCTTAGGTTTGAGGAATCGAAGGCAGCTGAAAAGGCCCGTGCATTGGCAGCTCTTTCGGATGAAGGCGGTTTGATTATGAAGGGCCACCTTGTTACTTTGGAACCCGTGTCTG GACAAGCTGAGAAGGATTATTGGAGTGAAATAAAGGGAGGCCAAGGGAAATATAAAGAAAACAATAGAAGTAACAGGGGAGGAAG GGACTGGAAGAATaacagaggtggtggtggaaggcaCTTCGGTGGTGGGAGGCGGGGTCGCCACTCCGACTCTTACGAAAGGGCTAGTAAAGTTCAAAAGGTTGATGCATCTGCTTAG